The region GTGGAAGAAGAGATATCAAAAGCTTTCACTAGTGTAGTGCCAGTTACATCTGAACTTGCACACGGACTAAAAAAACAGTGGGATATATTTTGTGAGCATCTGAAAGAGATAGCAGAAAAAGCCCGAGACAAGCTCCGTGAAGATATGGATGACCTCCGTGGAAAGGTGCAGCCTCATGCTGAAGAGATGAAGGCAgagtataaaaaatataaagaaGGTATGAAGGAAGGGTTTGATGAAAAACTCCAGAAGTGGAAGCATGAGGTAGATAGGGAATACAAGAGAGTAAGGGGATTCTTGATGCCCTATGTAGAGAAAATTAGGTCTGAAGTGCTTGAACTTGAAAAAGACCTGTTCTAAAACCTTCAGAAACTTATGAAAGCTTATTTTGCAAAAGAAGAATCATAAATGTGATTATGTCATTTACCATTAATTTTGCTCTTTCTTTtcaataaactgttttttttattagtttGATTGTTATTTTAAATTCtgctttgttaaaaaataaaattgttgcttgaattttttttcttttttctttttttctatttgCTATAACTGGTCACTTTTGAGGAAAAAGAACAAAAATTAAGTGTTGCAAAAGCATTTTTTCAAAGTTAATTTCTTAAAGAGGGActttactgaaaataaaataataattgccatttttacaatgttactttataaatgatttggtcagcGTTTGCACATTAAAAATTTTTATccttccttggtctgcatccatggaacccagcagtgtgtagtgtccattggattgtctgccttgagacattgccaccatcaGAGCCCAGATTCGCCGGtaaggccttggtggtgatcattggattctttttcacctctctcactatcctactgaccagcacaggtgtcacatttggcttccaaccacgtcctctgagattttccacagtgcagaacagcttgtattttttaataatactttgcattgtagccactg is a window of Hyperolius riggenbachi isolate aHypRig1 chromosome 6, aHypRig1.pri, whole genome shotgun sequence DNA encoding:
- the LOC137522748 gene encoding apolipoprotein A-I-like, giving the protein MKVLLLCAALLLCTGVQGRSFWQSDEPHPKSDNAFWTVLENAYSMIKVAADVDYGEIAKEYHLKEKLEGAKTNFDKLEKVIEDYVDEVWKKYDEKLTHNFPVFRTKVYPHFDEFEDKVEEEISKAFTSVVPVTSELAHGLKKQWDIFCEHLKEIAEKARDKLREDMDDLRGKVQPHAEEMKAEYKKYKEGMKEGFDEKLQKWKHEVDREYKRVRGFLMPYVEKIRSEVLELEKDLF